The Episyrphus balteatus chromosome 3, idEpiBalt1.1, whole genome shotgun sequence genome segment TGCACAAGATTATTTCGATGTTCGATCCTTCGACTTGCCTAATTATATCACTGCATATCAGCAAGATGAAGAATATCAAGAAGACGAAGATCTTCCAAATGCAGAAGAAGAAGATGCAAGGCAAAATATTGACAAAACTAATTTAAGTAATGACTTGCCATTGTATTGGGGGGCACCCTTGACAGTCATGCAAAGCATGCTTATGCTTCTGGCGCTACAAGTTAAACACAACATTAATATGTCATGTCTTGATGACATCATAAAAGTCGTAAATTTACATTGTGCGCCAGAAGGCCTTATAAGAAATAGtttgtcaaagttcaaaaaaacgTTCGCTCTTAATGAAAAACTAAACCAGCATTTTTACTGCACCACCTGTCAACGAGAACTACCATCTAAAATGAGTGTCTGTCCATTGTGCCCAAGGGAAGAGAATTGTTACTTCGTTGAAATGTCATTAAAAGATCAACTATTCCAAATGTACCAACGTGAAAAATTctacgaaaaattacaaaatcgaATTCATAGATCAACAAATAATGGCAACATATGCGACATTTATGAtggagaaatttataaaaaatggttGAACCATGGATTTTTGAAGAATCCTCACaatatttcattttcttggtataCCGATGGAGTTCCTGTATTCAAATCATCCCAGACTAGTATGTGGCCAATATATTTAAGTATAAACGAATTACCATTTTTAGAAAGAAAGAAAAGGGAAAATACATTGTTATTAGGATTGTGGTGTGGAAAAAAACCATttgctaatttatttttatataaaataaaaccacaGTTGGATGAGTTGATCACGGgtataacagtttttttaaaaccagatGTTGAACCAATAATTGTTCGTGGTATATTATTGATGGGAACAGCAGATTTATtagcaaaaaatgattttatgaattttaaacaGTTTAATGGATATTATGGTTGTACTATATGCGATATAAAAGGCGAGAACTTGAAATTAGTACCACGAGGAAGACTACATATTTATCCAtttcaacaaaatacaaatCTGAGAACACTACAAAATTGTTTGACATGGGCTAATGAAGCTACTCAAGATAATCCTGTTATGGGAATTAAAGGTCCGTCAGCCCTTTCTCTAATAATGCCAGACTACATTCAAGGAATGGCAATCGATCGAATGCATGCGGTGGAAGGTggtgtcattaaaaaaattttatatttattatttgattCTTCTTgcagaaatttttgtttttcactttttacaGAAAAACACATAGTAAGTACTAGATTAACAGATCTTAAACCACCTAAATTTGTTCATCGAATGCCGCGTTCGGTAACAGATTTAGTTCATTGGAAAGCATCTGAATTAAGAATGTGGTGTTTTTATTATTCGATACCAATACTATATGGGATCATGAGACAAGATTATTTTGATAATTATCTTTTATTAGTAACTGCCGTTTCTTTGTTAAGTTCTGACAATATAAGTAATAGTAAACTTAATGCAGCCGAagatttaattaagagtttgaAGTTTTGTATGGACAGAGACACTGTGCAATTGTTATTCATTTATTACTGCACTTAgttgaaactgtaaaaaaattagGGCCTTTATGGGCACATACTTGCTTTGAATACGAAAATTTAAATGGTCAATTACTAAAACTTATCCATGGAACTAGATGTATTGACACTCAAGTAATAGCTTCCCATGACCGCTGTATTAAAATGGTGAAACTGGTAGATCAACTGCCAGAAGGAGAAATTAAAGATTTCTgtggtagtaaaaaaaaacaagtaaacatAAATGAACTTATTGAAGATAATTGCTACAGTGTAGGGCCATATAAGTATACATCTGAAGAACTGCCAAATGacctaaaaaaattgtttagtgCCTTAGCAATTGACAAAAGTGTATccacatttaaatattttcgtttattgaaaaataagcaACTTTACATTTCGGATCAGTATTTAAGAAATGTTCAAACAAATTCTTcggttttccaatttttgaatgGAAATAATCAATTACAATTAGGAAAAATTGTATACTTTATTAAAATAACGAATTGCAGTTGCTTCCGCACCTCGTGTTCATGTTTTTGCTCTGGCAAGCATTATGCAGTGACTAGAAAATTTGAAACTGAGTTTTTATTTCAGGCAACTGGATATAGTCACACAGTAGATTCCAGTTCGTTTTTACATAAATGTTCTATAGATAATGAAACCATGTATTTAATACCTGTTGCAAATATCCATAAGCTGTGTGTTTTTATGCAAGTTAATAATAACATATTTATTGGAGTACCTGTGAATTCTTATGAATTAGAGTAAAACgtaaatttaactaaaattgaattttcataaacaATTTCTaatcctttttttaaatcattttgcaatttcttatatttaatatacataaatgTTTATATAATATTGTATATactatatttatttgtttattttgcaataagctaataaagtttatatttttatacttaatgatACAAACATAttacataaataatataaaaaaatttctacaaaataattaagttttctaaaattgtaaaattaagaACATAATAAGTTTCTATTTCTTAATCATATTGCAAtatctaatttttaatttaaaaaagatgtACTTATTAATAATTACATTGTTTATTATTATAACATATATAATAATCATTGTCAGAACTCCAAACTATGAAATGTGAATGTatgaatgtaaaaataaataaaaacaaaaacacttacTTATATCCCTTTTTTATGTTGTTGGATTAactttttcactaaaaaaaacgcGAGATGTGAATATGTACATAACGTAAAACTTATAAGTTTCTACTTATAATAATTACATAAtcgtatattaaaaaaaaattattgaaaaaactgcACGTAAGTATGCaaactttcaaaacaaaatggttCATGTTCTTAATTTGGTCGAATATTTAGGGGTTTCCTATTACAAAAAACTACCAAGTATGACTTAAAGATTTGAATTTATACACCCTTTAAAATCATTTAGGACTTAAcaagtattttgaattttaatagtTTCAACTTAGCTTAAATAGTTTAAATAGTGTCTATCAAGATAAAAGAGATTTGCAAGTACATAGTTAGGTCTTAAAAATCGGGACATAAGTAGAAAATTTAGGATCAAACAAGTGTTTTCAGTTTCAAAAGGTGTTATAAATGGGTTGTGAAGAATTCTCAGGAGATATTGAGATAACTAAGTATACCAAGTTCgtatttaggtttattttaggATGAAAACTACCTAAATAGATTCTATTTAGCAGTTTGAGTTCTAAATTCGTACATAAAGTTCGACTCGggtggctttaaaaaattcttactttttttgtaggcatcgtagaaatatcattaaaacgtcatgtgaaaggtgaaataataggctttcacatgatctaaaattaattataggttgtcatcgaaaaaattgatttatagcatgagaaaataaagtatatgttttttttgtttttattaagagACAATTAAATTGATTCTCTCCATTGCATCCATGTTGCTTACAAtcaattttgagaaattcacATAACGCCATGCTTTTCATAGCGTAGGAATAGCTTGCCGAGCGAACCAGTTGAGCGAACCACGCTCATGGCCATTATGGGGTAGCATATTTCCGCTGACTCGCACATGctttacgaaaaaatttaactatatgtaggtaccaaaaagagagatcaaaatattttctaaagtcGAGTAAAAATGGGCGTAAGAAAGGGCAGGCTAAATAGCATACACattattcaaatttataaaGAGCCGTTAAAGTGCGATATTGATAATAGGGTGTATTTGCAAAACGCTGTTTTTTTAAAGTGCCGTAACAAGCCGTATTGaaatatttatggaaaaaacGTTTGAAAGAGTTAATAACTTTgcattgtgaaattttgtgtggtgcAGCATTGTAGTGCATGTAGTGAGCATTTTACTTAGGctactttttgctaaaagtttaaaagtgaatatttttagactcattttacaaacttttaaagttttaatccccttttttttgttcattacaaagtcaaaaattggaaatgaatacaagaaatggcggaacgaagtccgccgggtcagctagttatttctttaaatatttttaaagctatccctggagaatttttttcagtaacataatatttataaaaatctataagtaagggtcgcttttgaggagttttttttcaaggggtatTTATTTTCGGTGTTGCAAACTTGGGcaatagggtgtgtcacttttgtatggctgaaaaaaagtactctaattttgcaatgtaatagtagtcaaaagttttattagggtctaaggtttcataatatgtaaataataatattataatatcgttcgtctttggctcgctcaaaacgGTTGAagttgtgaagaaaaaaaacgattttatatgaaaaaatgatttttttctttcgctTATTTTTTGCAGATTCTTTACTATGTgttcaattaaaacaaatattagcTTAAAAGTTTTCTCTTGGAATAATCTTTCACgtgaaagcctaaaaatatttaatatatttgtttttgtatccaaacatatatttcaaaaatctctaaaaattcaaatttcttcgatttcttcctatattttgagcgagccaaatatattaattaaaatgaaaattgtgaacgcaggatttaattttgataagcaatgcaacttttaaaagctattacatttgaaaattccatactttagcattttgacacaccatATTAggcaaactcttgaaatgcaagattgttctacatatccagcagttcaataatatataggttaTACAATGTTCTGGcgtgttgcgctattttaaaaacgctaatgttaaaaaaaaaaacaacgaaaaaagtgcaaattttttaagtgtgtacatcaacccctccgtatgaaaaaataaaaacgtattATAggttacaattaaattttttttaagaaaaccattcataccttgatggtcgatgtccatatcaaaatttttcaccaaaatcacttttaagttaaaaaaaaaaaacatttagaaaattcacttttttttaatcgaaaaatgtCGTGTTTACCCAGCAAATagtcgtttttttatttgtgaggtgatgcttttcatgggaaagggatgtgGCAAATTTGAGTTtaactcaagttctttctgttattattaaTATATTTCGGCAATTACCAATCAATTTAATCGATTTTAATGGAAATTTAGCTGTTTTATTGAAACATTATATTGTTTTAAAACATTATCCAAATAGTTCAAAAGTATGCTTAAAATCGATGTTCAGGTGgagaaaatgtagaaaaaacagtatttttaaatatcttgaGTTAATCAAGTCTACATAGGCTTTAAGTTAAAACCATATACCTATATTATATTGTTGCAAAGGCTGTAATAAATTCTCTTTAGAAcaggttcaaaaattaaaatcggtTGGAAACTGACAAAGCTAAAGTGTTTACAATATTTGAAGGTCTAAGTACCGTTTTTTGTCCCTACCTAAATCTATATTTTGggggtatattgaaaaaaacaaaatatgcagTTTTAGTATATTATATTGCCCTACAAAATGAACTAGGTcacgaaaaatatattttgaatttttttgttgagaagtgtattgaaatttaaaattttttctaagaaacacAGAAGCCAACAAAACtaagtttaatcaaaaatttggcaaatacgtgccaagttattttatttttgctttctaacaatataaaaataatatcaaatacCTACCAAATATTATTTAGAcgaacgaaaaatatttttgtacgaatgcaagaaaatataattaaaaaaaaagtaaaaaccttCATAAACACACTTGAATAAATCCTGTCCATTACTCGTAAAAcagatttcttttaaatgccAATTGTAATTACACTTTATCCATCGCAAATAACACATGATTATTGCTTCATGGTTTTATGGATAAGAAGTGGATTTTATATACTTCCACATGAATATCCTATAAGCCTGGTCAATATGCATTGACACTGATGCATCATGATAAAAATTCACAAAAGGTCGAAGTGTGTTATATTTGCGAGTTGCTGTGTGCGCGACTCAACGGCAGATTGTGGTCAGACTCAATTATAATTTctcgttaattaaaaaaaaaaaaaaataagtatatcCTTGTTCATATAGGCATATGACCTATGGGCATTTCAGGCCTGTAGGAGTGGCTGGTGTTTTCGAATGACActgacacacacacacaaacaactTCATCACAATCTGATTTAACTTCAACCTTTGCCCAGGTTCTATGTACGTTTGAAAACAATTATAAGCTTTCTATTAATAGTTGCTGCCACCAGAACAGATtcagcaaaaacaaaattatgcatGTTGTTCATGTGGTGCGTGTCGATAGGTCACCAACTACCAACTACCGCACATCCTGAATGAATATGAATGCATTGAAGGTTCAAACTCATCTCAAAAGGTCATATTCCTATTTTTGGGATGAATCTATTCAATTTGTATAAATATCAGATCGAATAGACGTGAACGCACACGTGTGTTCTGTGGTCATATCAAAAGCCAGTGATGCTTGAAAAGGGAACACCAGAAGGGTCAgagtttaataataattaattgcaTTGATTGTAGTTTACGCGCGGCGCGTATATATAGTTGGCAGAAGAGAGGGCATAAAAAAGAGGATTGCTGCTGAAATGCAATTATATTGAGGTCCAGTAAAATAGGTCAATAGCTTTATGTTGTATGCGCCTGCAGGTATTTGCATCTGgctttttgcattattttaattaatttttattgaaatgaatatAAAATGTTCGTATACGTTCATTAAAACTGGAATATAATTAATGCTTCCTGCAGCGATTAAAGCGCTCTCTCTTCTTTCTCTCTCTGAATCAACTTGGGTGATTTccaaaaggaaaaaataaaaaaaaaatacgtaagagatatttttttttttcttttttttatataaatacagAAGGAAGATATCCTTTTGACATGTCAATTCTATATTAACGTGAGTAACAAATGATTGCTGTTGAacatgatatatttttttttttttttctgaattagggtaaagtcgggtgatatggcaccacgggtgatttggcaccctttcaatatctcccacttaatgacttcttttcaaagcaaaaagagcaaaatataattcagtctgacgtaagctttcagtggatgcattcggatccgcagtaaccattgccacttaaatttaaaaaatggacaaacaaaaaagtgagttcAATTTGAGCTAAAAGTTTAtttgtgtaaaattgttgtacgtgtggttccaaaagtatttgacgccgagggttcattttaacacaaaa includes the following:
- the LOC129915417 gene encoding uncharacterized protein LOC129915417 isoform X2, whose protein sequence is MNEDTDAQDYFDVRSFDLPNYITAYQQDEEYQEDEDLPNAEEEDARQNIDKTNLSNDLPLYWGAPLTVMQSMLMLLALQVKHNINMSCLDDIIKVVNLHCAPEGLIRNSLSKFKKTFALNEKLNQHFYCTTCQRELPSKMSVCPLCPREENCYFVEMSLKDQLFQMYQREKFYEKLQNRIHRSTNNGNICDIYDGEIYKKWLNHGFLKNPHNISFSWYTDGVPVFKSSQTSMWPIYLSINELPFLERKKRENTLLLGLWCGKKPFANLFLYKIKPQLDELITGITVFLKPDVEPIIVRGILLMGTADLLAKNDFMNFKQFNGYYGCTICDIKGENLKLVPRGRLHIYPFQQNTNLRTLQNCLTWANEATQDNPVMGIKGPSALSLIMPDYIQGMAIDRMHAVEGGVIKKILYLLFDSSCRNFCFSLFTEKHIVSTRLTDLKPPKFVHRMPRSVTDLVHWKASELRMWCFYYSIPILYGIMRQDYFDNYLLLVTAVSLLSSDNISNSKLNAAEDLIKSLKFCMDRDTVQLLFIYYCT
- the LOC129915417 gene encoding uncharacterized protein LOC129915417 isoform X1 — translated: MSRKSFEELGTSQRYNRLQQLRQNLINDVDIDIQEFQESHLQENDILRITSEESNNFGNEHILLDMNEDTDAQDYFDVRSFDLPNYITAYQQDEEYQEDEDLPNAEEEDARQNIDKTNLSNDLPLYWGAPLTVMQSMLMLLALQVKHNINMSCLDDIIKVVNLHCAPEGLIRNSLSKFKKTFALNEKLNQHFYCTTCQRELPSKMSVCPLCPREENCYFVEMSLKDQLFQMYQREKFYEKLQNRIHRSTNNGNICDIYDGEIYKKWLNHGFLKNPHNISFSWYTDGVPVFKSSQTSMWPIYLSINELPFLERKKRENTLLLGLWCGKKPFANLFLYKIKPQLDELITGITVFLKPDVEPIIVRGILLMGTADLLAKNDFMNFKQFNGYYGCTICDIKGENLKLVPRGRLHIYPFQQNTNLRTLQNCLTWANEATQDNPVMGIKGPSALSLIMPDYIQGMAIDRMHAVEGGVIKKILYLLFDSSCRNFCFSLFTEKHIVSTRLTDLKPPKFVHRMPRSVTDLVHWKASELRMWCFYYSIPILYGIMRQDYFDNYLLLVTAVSLLSSDNISNSKLNAAEDLIKSLKFCMDRDTVQLLFIYYCT